The Bacteroidota bacterium genome window below encodes:
- a CDS encoding PKD domain-containing protein: MTDSLLVTVVNEIVPVVTADTSIVCQGQSVGLHVTGGLGGSNISWSPSSSLDDAASADPIATPNATTTYYVTLSESGCFGTDSITIQVIETPKVEFASSFNDGCAPVEVNFTSLTADGILLTWDFGDGSPRENGSPITHTFSEPGSYPVMLYGTNTGGCADSSDIAMTVVVHDTVVAGFHSDPNYPVELTIPGSAVNFIDDTQGSSAWMWDFGTGFQSPEQNPTYTFSAPGTYFVTLTVRNEWGCVGTVSHGPYIVKVPDLFIPNVFSPNADGLNDEFVIQYTGDQPFTCAVFDRWGVKQWSTTNKTGGWNGENERGPVPDGVFFYTLRIGDREFNGNITLVR; this comes from the coding sequence ATGACGGATTCATTGCTGGTCACGGTTGTGAATGAGATCGTTCCAGTGGTAACGGCTGATACAAGCATCGTTTGCCAAGGTCAGTCTGTCGGTCTGCACGTGACTGGCGGATTGGGTGGAAGCAACATTTCTTGGAGCCCAAGCAGTTCATTGGACGATGCGGCCTCCGCCGATCCGATTGCTACCCCCAATGCGACGACGACCTATTACGTCACACTTTCGGAGTCAGGTTGTTTTGGTACCGATTCGATCACCATTCAAGTCATAGAAACCCCCAAAGTCGAGTTTGCAAGCTCATTTAACGATGGCTGCGCACCTGTCGAAGTGAACTTCACCTCGCTCACAGCAGACGGCATCTTGCTCACTTGGGATTTCGGCGACGGTAGTCCACGCGAAAACGGTTCGCCGATCACGCATACCTTCTCTGAGCCTGGTTCCTACCCTGTAATGCTGTATGGCACCAACACAGGAGGATGCGCAGACAGCTCCGATATCGCGATGACGGTCGTGGTGCATGATACCGTTGTGGCAGGATTTCATTCGGATCCCAACTATCCCGTGGAATTGACGATTCCGGGTTCAGCTGTCAACTTCATCGACGACACACAAGGCAGCAGTGCTTGGATGTGGGATTTCGGAACGGGCTTCCAAAGCCCCGAGCAGAATCCGACCTATACTTTCTCCGCTCCGGGCACGTATTTTGTGACGCTGACCGTGCGGAACGAATGGGGTTGCGTTGGAACCGTGAGCCACGGCCCTTACATTGTGAAGGTGCCTGATCTTTTCATTCCCAACGTATTCAGCCCGAATGCGGATGGACTCAATGACGAATTTGTGATTCAGTACACAGGCGATCAGCCGTTTACTTGCGCCGTGTTTGACCGCTGGGGTGTGAAACAATGGAGCACCACCAACAAAACCGGTGGCTGGAACGGTGAAAATGAAAGAGGTCCAGTTCCCGATGGTGTATTTTTCTACACACTTCGCATTGGCGACAGAGAATTCAACGGCAACATCACCTTGGTGAGATAA
- a CDS encoding SprB repeat-containing protein, producing the protein MNVSCNGGYNGSATVIVSGGTPLHYAWSPWGGSGATASNLSAGAYTCSITDANGCVITRNVTVLEPSPTSVVAYATPESCAGQCNGTATAVPAGGTAPYNILWSTGSTATGIVGLCSGTYSVTVTDAQGCVSTGATTVNANPNPVANAGPDMSFCEGSGGVALQGSASGGGGAPYYYTWSCNNPPCGLSCVNCPNPVANPTDTTVYYLMVTDQNGCTSPLDSMIVNVLPKPIVDAGPDTAICATPAPCVVLTPSISNGYGPYTYQWIPGTGLNNATIANPCARPDTSTIYALVVTDLSTGCTSDFTTTDTLSTVEVVVNPLPIADAGPNRIICAGDTTQLQGIASNAGPQYEFQWSPITGLSNYQQASPWAFPSLTTNYSLVVWSNGCPSNADTVVVYVTEIPTVDAGQNRDICAGDSAFLDGNASVSNQVIPDSIVSYTWSPAAGLGATNVPDVMASPAQTSLYYLTVSTAQGCTNVDSVLVTINPSPLLDAGPNMTVCAGSGPWNLNGTIGWVNGLSPGDLQNIIIEWQPSQYVVGANNIEDVQINPDQTMYFYFTVTYNTCHDGFIAGHGCE; encoded by the coding sequence ATGAATGTATCGTGCAATGGAGGATACAATGGTTCTGCAACAGTCATCGTATCAGGCGGAACTCCGCTTCATTATGCTTGGTCGCCTTGGGGTGGCAGTGGGGCTACCGCTTCAAACCTGAGTGCGGGTGCCTATACCTGCAGTATCACCGATGCCAATGGCTGCGTCATAACTCGAAACGTCACAGTGCTGGAACCAAGCCCAACGTCCGTGGTTGCCTATGCTACCCCAGAATCATGCGCTGGACAATGCAATGGTACCGCTACTGCGGTACCTGCGGGCGGCACGGCTCCCTACAACATTCTTTGGTCAACCGGTTCGACTGCCACAGGCATCGTCGGTCTTTGCTCCGGAACCTATTCGGTTACCGTCACAGACGCCCAAGGTTGTGTATCTACAGGAGCAACTACTGTCAATGCCAACCCCAATCCCGTAGCAAATGCCGGTCCTGACATGAGCTTCTGCGAAGGTTCAGGTGGTGTGGCTTTGCAAGGATCCGCCTCTGGCGGAGGTGGAGCACCTTACTATTACACTTGGAGCTGCAACAATCCGCCATGCGGACTCAGCTGCGTCAACTGCCCCAATCCGGTGGCAAATCCGACAGATACAACTGTCTATTACCTGATGGTGACCGACCAGAATGGTTGTACTTCACCACTGGACTCGATGATTGTCAATGTATTGCCCAAACCCATCGTCGATGCCGGACCTGATACCGCGATTTGTGCAACCCCCGCACCTTGCGTGGTTCTCACACCTTCGATCAGCAACGGCTATGGTCCCTACACCTATCAGTGGATTCCGGGCACTGGCTTGAACAATGCAACGATTGCCAATCCTTGCGCAAGACCGGATACTTCTACCATCTATGCTTTGGTTGTAACCGACCTGAGTACAGGTTGTACTTCCGATTTCACGACCACAGATACGCTTTCGACCGTAGAAGTCGTGGTGAATCCGCTCCCGATAGCAGATGCAGGTCCTAACCGCATTATCTGTGCCGGCGACACCACTCAGCTTCAGGGAATTGCCAGCAATGCCGGCCCACAGTATGAGTTTCAATGGAGCCCAATCACCGGATTGAGCAATTATCAGCAAGCGAGCCCTTGGGCTTTCCCATCATTGACCACCAATTATTCGTTGGTCGTATGGAGCAATGGTTGCCCAAGCAACGCCGACACCGTCGTGGTGTATGTGACAGAGATTCCAACCGTCGATGCCGGTCAAAACCGCGACATCTGTGCCGGGGATTCTGCTTTCTTGGATGGCAATGCCTCCGTTTCCAATCAAGTGATTCCAGATTCAATCGTCAGCTATACTTGGTCTCCCGCCGCTGGGCTGGGTGCCACCAATGTTCCTGACGTCATGGCTTCGCCTGCGCAAACGAGTTTGTATTACCTGACGGTCTCAACCGCACAGGGATGTACCAACGTCGATTCCGTGTTGGTGACCATCAACCCGTCACCATTGCTCGATGCAGGTCCTAACATGACGGTCTGCGCGGGATCAGGTCCATGGAACCTTAACGGTACGATTGGTTGGGTGAATGGACTCTCGCCCGGTGATTTGCAAAATATCATCATTGAATGGCAGCCCTCGCAGTATGTGGTTGGCGCCAACAACATTGAAGACGTGCAGATCAACCCCGATCAGACGATGTATTTCTACTTCACGGTCACCTACAATACCTGTCATGACGGATTCATTGCTGGTCACGGTTGTGAATGA
- a CDS encoding T9SS type A sorting domain-containing protein yields MLQANAQFLSVFPGDANANGGCTHVDLLQIGQSYLFTGPPRNAQDIIWSAHPAQSWVGQPVGVNAAHADCNGDGLVDRFDALAIEANFGQPFGATITDVNSIGTGNNPTVGINLVQDSIFVQGTTVLTLSIELGSQANPVDSIYGLALTISYDPQIVDNINLNWTGGFLADSMGNSILFARADTILGKIYLAVTATDHSNRMGYGTLGTIGIVMDDNIRVNGRWDLLLEPTYVLGMTASAAMVGLHPLGDTLTVITARTDPFSNAVEVYPNPASNRFIVHSDLRMAKVLLWDSRGRLVLERKNLNHQLETFDTAQLAAGCYFLEVHSETGIQRKKLILNSK; encoded by the coding sequence ATGCTGCAGGCGAACGCACAGTTCCTCTCCGTGTTTCCCGGGGATGCCAATGCCAACGGTGGCTGCACCCACGTCGACTTGCTGCAAATCGGGCAATCCTATCTTTTCACGGGTCCGCCGCGGAATGCGCAGGACATCATTTGGAGCGCCCACCCTGCCCAAAGCTGGGTTGGTCAACCGGTTGGGGTCAATGCTGCGCACGCCGATTGCAACGGAGATGGTTTGGTAGACCGGTTTGATGCCTTGGCCATCGAAGCCAACTTTGGACAGCCATTTGGCGCAACGATCACCGATGTCAATTCGATTGGAACGGGAAATAATCCCACAGTCGGCATCAATCTCGTTCAGGATTCCATTTTTGTACAAGGGACGACGGTGTTGACACTCAGCATCGAGCTTGGTTCTCAGGCGAATCCGGTAGACAGCATCTATGGTTTGGCCTTGACGATCAGCTACGACCCGCAGATCGTCGACAATATCAACCTCAACTGGACGGGTGGATTTTTGGCGGATTCGATGGGCAATTCGATTCTTTTTGCTCGGGCCGATACGATTCTAGGAAAGATCTACTTGGCGGTAACCGCCACAGACCACAGCAATCGAATGGGATATGGCACCTTGGGAACGATCGGCATCGTGATGGACGACAACATCCGCGTCAATGGACGCTGGGATTTGCTGCTCGAACCCACCTATGTTTTGGGTATGACGGCTTCGGCTGCAATGGTGGGTCTTCATCCACTTGGGGATACCCTTACCGTCATTACGGCGCGCACGGATCCTTTTTCCAATGCAGTCGAAGTATATCCCAATCCGGCGAGCAATCGGTTCATCGTCCACAGCGACCTACGCATGGCGAAGGTGCTGCTCTGGGACAGTCGCGGCCGATTGGTTTTGGAACGCAAAAACTTGAATCATCAACTTGAAACATTTGATACAGCGCAACTTGCTGCAGGCTGCTACTTTCTGGAAGTGCACTCAGAAACTGGCATTCAACGCAAAAAGTTGATTCTAAACTCGAAATAA
- a CDS encoding PKD domain-containing protein — protein sequence MKKLGVFTFLLAICLSWAQAQVYYITVSGTVTDINGGAPVANHLVDVAIDSSNFFGYSYFTTVTTDALGQYSAVVPVVIGLNQGTGYTGTRDCTPGGYSVVNYTFTNNTTTIPNLNHQICTTVQNNCNSAFSATWIQGSTNVQFADQSTASTGNITAWSWNFGDGGTSSLQNPSHSYNAMGSYVVCLDITTSTGCTDTYCDSVYVGNNTGIFCNATLTPNVNPGGSVTYSVTASGSGTIVGYSYDFGDGSPILGSANASETHTYAVSGTYIACVDVIFSDSCIARSCATVTTTGALGCQAGFFWYPDSSGNYSIIVVNTSAGNNLSYQWTFGDGSSSTQAYPQHTYSGPGTFVVCVTVTSNNPQCTDTYCDSLVVVNKVATPFTINVIANGATSVNPNQNAAANVSIYPNPARDFLQVDVTLTDNSNVGIALMDVSGRVVATENVGELNSGKHGIRLQTQDLPAGLYLARVTTNNGQSTHKVMIAH from the coding sequence ATGAAAAAATTAGGCGTATTCACATTCTTGCTTGCAATTTGTCTCTCTTGGGCACAGGCTCAAGTCTACTACATCACGGTTTCCGGAACGGTTACAGACATCAATGGAGGTGCCCCCGTGGCCAACCACTTGGTAGATGTCGCAATTGACTCCAGCAACTTTTTTGGCTACAGCTACTTTACAACAGTGACGACCGACGCACTTGGCCAATACTCCGCAGTGGTTCCTGTGGTGATCGGTTTGAACCAAGGTACAGGTTATACTGGAACGCGTGATTGCACACCCGGCGGCTACAGTGTGGTGAATTATACATTCACCAACAATACCACCACGATTCCCAACTTGAACCATCAGATTTGCACCACAGTGCAAAACAACTGCAATTCGGCGTTCTCGGCCACATGGATTCAGGGCTCAACCAACGTGCAGTTTGCGGATCAGTCTACTGCCAGTACAGGCAATATCACGGCTTGGTCTTGGAACTTTGGCGACGGAGGGACGAGCAGCTTGCAAAACCCCAGCCACAGCTACAATGCTATGGGATCCTACGTCGTCTGTTTGGACATCACAACGTCGACGGGCTGCACCGATACGTATTGCGACTCCGTTTACGTGGGCAACAACACCGGTATTTTCTGCAATGCAACGTTGACCCCCAACGTCAATCCAGGTGGTAGCGTAACGTATTCTGTGACTGCATCCGGTTCCGGCACGATCGTCGGATATTCCTATGACTTTGGCGATGGCAGCCCGATTTTGGGCAGCGCAAATGCATCGGAAACGCATACCTACGCCGTCAGCGGCACCTATATTGCCTGTGTGGATGTCATTTTCAGCGATTCATGCATTGCGCGCAGCTGTGCAACGGTCACGACGACCGGCGCATTGGGCTGCCAAGCCGGCTTCTTCTGGTATCCTGATTCCAGCGGCAACTACAGCATCATCGTGGTCAACACTTCCGCCGGCAACAACCTGAGCTATCAGTGGACCTTTGGTGACGGTAGCTCGAGTACCCAAGCTTATCCGCAACATACCTACAGCGGCCCAGGCACATTTGTGGTTTGCGTCACGGTCACGAGCAACAATCCACAGTGTACCGACACCTATTGTGATTCCTTGGTGGTGGTCAATAAAGTCGCTACCCCATTCACCATCAACGTGATTGCCAATGGCGCAACCTCTGTGAATCCGAATCAAAATGCCGCGGCCAACGTGAGCATCTACCCCAATCCGGCGCGTGACTTCTTGCAAGTCGATGTAACATTGACTGACAACAGCAATGTTGGAATCGCGTTGATGGATGTCAGCGGAAGGGTTGTTGCCACGGAAAATGTCGGCGAATTGAACAGCGGCAAACATGGCATCCGCTTGCAGACGCAAGACTTGCCAGCCGGCCTCTACCTCGCCCGTGTGACCACCAACAACGGTCAAAGCACCCACAAGGTGATGATTGCACACTGA
- a CDS encoding PKD domain-containing protein encodes MKKHLIWTFWMIVCGLTTMQAQQVNVSGTITDTGTGFGTANYPVEIVVYDSMSSNLVLQSTVYTDSVGAYQFSFPTINGPLLGNGEVNVQDCNGMIQSLHFAFNNGSANLTNFDFGICVPTAGCTASFMAIPQIGGTNVVFHDYSTTNLGAIVNWEWQFGDGDSAFGLNMLHNYPSFGTYLACLTITTNNGCTATFCDSVTVGSINANCQVTLNYGVFPSGAYGFSAAATGTGIPVNYFYDFGDGNTLSNGSDSVLYSYPNNGNYSACVTVMFSDSCIATGCVGVVTPNVACNASFSAIPDTSGQYSLLLVNNSWGLGLSYQWDFGDGGTSNAAYPSHTYAGPGTYMICLSVWDSTNTCTSTFCDSITVINKLGAAFTIQVVPGVLTAAASPAESFTEWSIFPNPATDRIQVKVMMERAGALRCKILDLSGRIMASEDAGIQSRGAHHFNLDVAGFAPGIYLLQVQTGMGSSTQKLVVAH; translated from the coding sequence ATGAAAAAGCATCTTATTTGGACGTTTTGGATGATCGTCTGCGGCCTTACCACAATGCAGGCACAACAGGTTAATGTTTCGGGAACGATCACCGACACCGGAACCGGCTTTGGAACGGCAAATTATCCCGTGGAAATCGTCGTGTACGATTCGATGAGCTCCAATTTGGTCCTTCAATCCACGGTCTATACGGATTCCGTCGGGGCCTACCAATTCAGCTTCCCCACGATCAATGGCCCCTTGCTCGGAAATGGTGAGGTGAATGTGCAGGATTGCAACGGAATGATACAGTCATTGCATTTTGCCTTCAACAATGGCAGCGCCAACCTCACCAACTTTGATTTCGGGATTTGTGTGCCTACTGCAGGTTGCACTGCTTCCTTCATGGCCATACCTCAAATCGGCGGAACAAACGTAGTTTTCCATGACTATTCAACGACCAACTTGGGTGCTATCGTCAACTGGGAATGGCAGTTCGGAGATGGCGACTCTGCTTTTGGTTTGAATATGCTTCACAATTACCCATCGTTTGGAACCTACCTCGCTTGCCTTACCATTACGACCAACAACGGTTGCACCGCGACCTTCTGTGATTCAGTTACCGTCGGGTCGATCAACGCCAATTGCCAAGTCACGTTGAACTACGGCGTTTTCCCTAGCGGGGCTTACGGGTTTTCTGCTGCTGCAACAGGGACCGGCATTCCGGTGAACTATTTTTATGACTTCGGGGATGGAAACACCCTGAGCAATGGCAGCGACAGCGTCCTTTACAGCTATCCCAACAATGGAAACTATTCGGCTTGTGTGACGGTAATGTTTTCCGACTCCTGCATCGCAACGGGTTGCGTCGGTGTCGTGACGCCCAATGTGGCTTGCAACGCCTCCTTTTCCGCCATTCCAGATACATCCGGTCAATATTCGTTGTTGCTGGTCAACAATTCTTGGGGTCTGGGGCTCAGCTATCAATGGGATTTCGGAGACGGTGGCACATCCAACGCGGCGTATCCATCACATACTTATGCGGGTCCCGGCACATACATGATCTGCCTTTCTGTCTGGGATTCGACCAATACCTGCACCTCAACTTTTTGTGACTCGATCACTGTCATCAACAAACTCGGCGCAGCCTTCACCATTCAGGTAGTGCCCGGCGTCTTGACTGCGGCAGCAAGTCCGGCAGAATCCTTCACCGAATGGAGCATTTTCCCCAATCCAGCGACGGACCGGATACAGGTGAAGGTGATGATGGAGCGTGCAGGAGCTTTAAGATGCAAGATTCTAGATCTGTCGGGCCGAATCATGGCATCCGAAGATGCAGGAATTCAATCACGCGGGGCACATCACTTCAATTTGGATGTAGCCGGATTCGCTCCGGGAATCTACTTGTTGCAGGTGCAGACTGGAATGGGCTCAAGTACCCAAAAGCTTGTAGTAGCCCATTGA